In a single window of the Sphingosinicella microcystinivorans genome:
- a CDS encoding spinster family MFS transporter — protein sequence MDVNASGTVSAPPPSSGARLPGRYWVLAVMTLVYALNIADRFVLSTLIEPIKAEFALSDSAVGFLTGVALALFYTTAGLPLGILADRVNRRKMIGWALAIWSLFTAFCGLAQNFWQLLVARIGVGIGEAGGTPPSHSIIADYFRPSERVVAMSIYALGVSLGSAIGGIGGGLLTEQFGWRTCLIIFAFASLPVLLMLLTIREPRRGACDPGVAADARKPGFREGLDFIRSQRALMHVIAGGTVATFAGGGLVWWTPAFLGRSHGLSVGEAGLQVGLMSGAAGAAAMVAAMALMIRMARMDPKWQCYFLAGLTLLITIPGVAAHVVSDRATAIALLWLFVPFINVMIGPTLALIQNLTRPDVRGFTVAVLLFTANIANLAIAPQLIGFVSDVLASRIADPVHSLRYALAGFGLTGIWAAWHFHAAVRSLKSDLARAGSA from the coding sequence ATGGACGTCAACGCATCCGGCACGGTGTCAGCGCCGCCGCCTTCGTCCGGCGCGCGCCTGCCGGGGCGCTATTGGGTGCTCGCCGTGATGACGCTGGTCTATGCGCTCAACATCGCCGACCGCTTCGTGCTTTCGACGCTCATCGAACCGATCAAGGCGGAGTTCGCGCTTTCGGACAGCGCCGTCGGCTTCCTCACGGGAGTCGCGCTCGCGCTTTTCTACACGACCGCCGGTCTGCCGCTCGGCATCCTTGCGGACCGTGTCAACCGCCGGAAGATGATCGGCTGGGCGCTGGCGATCTGGTCGCTGTTCACGGCCTTTTGCGGCCTTGCGCAGAATTTCTGGCAACTGCTCGTCGCGCGCATCGGCGTCGGTATCGGCGAAGCCGGCGGAACGCCGCCCTCGCATTCCATCATCGCCGACTATTTCCGTCCGTCCGAGCGCGTTGTCGCGATGTCGATCTACGCGCTCGGCGTCTCGCTCGGGTCTGCGATCGGCGGCATCGGCGGGGGGCTGCTCACGGAACAGTTCGGCTGGCGCACCTGCCTCATCATCTTCGCCTTCGCCAGCCTGCCCGTGCTCCTGATGCTCCTCACCATTCGCGAGCCGCGCCGCGGCGCGTGCGATCCGGGCGTCGCCGCCGACGCTCGAAAGCCGGGTTTCCGCGAAGGCCTCGACTTCATCCGCTCGCAGCGCGCGCTGATGCACGTGATCGCCGGCGGCACGGTGGCGACGTTTGCGGGCGGCGGCCTCGTCTGGTGGACACCCGCCTTCCTCGGCCGGTCCCACGGCCTCAGCGTGGGAGAGGCCGGGCTTCAGGTCGGCCTGATGAGCGGCGCGGCCGGCGCTGCGGCGATGGTGGCGGCGATGGCCCTGATGATCCGCATGGCGCGCATGGACCCGAAATGGCAGTGCTATTTCCTCGCGGGCCTCACGCTGCTGATCACGATTCCGGGCGTCGCGGCCCACGTCGTCTCCGACCGCGCGACCGCCATCGCCCTGCTCTGGCTTTTCGTCCCGTTCATCAACGTGATGATCGGCCCCACCCTCGCGCTCATCCAGAATCTGACACGCCCCGATGTCCGCGGCTTCACGGTCGCCGTGCTGCTGTTCACGGCGAACATCGCGAACCTCGCGATTGCACCGCAACTGATCGGCTTCGTGTCGGACGTGCTTGCCAGCCGGATCGCCGATCCCGTCCATTCGCTGCGTTATGCCCTCGCGGGCTTCGGGCTCACCGGTATCTGGGCGGCATGGCATTTCCATGCCGCGGTGCGCTCGCTGAAATCTGACCTCGCACGCGCCGGAAGCGCCTGA
- a CDS encoding peptide MFS transporter, with the protein MATAPAASLSATGSEDRSFLGHPKGLAYLAFTEAWERLSFYGMSGLLLLYMIQRLLTPEVADGVLGFDRLRAGIEALTGPLSDQAFASQVFSLYSGLVYFTPVFGGLLADRLLGQRRAVVLGALLMVAGHGLMAFDASFLIALSLLIAGTGCLKGNISVQVGHLYQPDDEGRRTRAFAIFYGAINTGALLGPLVCGILAQVYGWHVGFGAAGALMLVALITYCTGWKHLPPDRKRQRGTVSSAPLTARDWRVIAALLFLSAIGILPCAAYYQEMNAGLLLIEASVDRGLFGWTIPTPSFNALDGLFCILAVPLLVSLWHRQAKHGREPGDIRKITIGYLIISGANLLMVIPAGWADNGATLGPIWPVMLYALNALGFIFYWPTLLALFSRAAPAQVNSTMMGVLFLSIFLGNLLVGTLAGLWETLSHASFFALHAALAFGAVLVMLLVARPVERLLAHPS; encoded by the coding sequence ATGGCAACGGCCCCGGCTGCATCCCTTTCCGCCACCGGCAGCGAGGACCGGAGCTTCCTCGGCCACCCGAAGGGCCTCGCCTATCTCGCCTTCACGGAGGCATGGGAGCGCCTTTCCTTCTATGGCATGTCTGGGCTGCTGCTGCTCTACATGATCCAGCGTCTGCTGACGCCGGAGGTCGCGGACGGCGTGCTCGGTTTCGACCGGCTGCGGGCGGGGATCGAGGCGCTGACCGGGCCGCTTTCCGACCAGGCGTTCGCAAGCCAGGTGTTCAGCCTCTATTCGGGGCTCGTCTATTTCACGCCGGTCTTCGGCGGATTGCTCGCCGACCGGCTTCTCGGCCAGCGCCGTGCCGTGGTGCTGGGCGCCCTGCTCATGGTGGCGGGTCATGGCCTGATGGCGTTCGACGCCAGCTTCCTGATCGCGCTGTCGCTGCTGATCGCCGGAACCGGGTGCCTCAAGGGCAACATCTCCGTGCAGGTCGGGCATCTGTACCAGCCGGACGACGAGGGGCGGCGCACCCGCGCCTTCGCGATCTTCTACGGCGCGATCAACACCGGCGCCCTGCTCGGCCCCCTCGTCTGCGGCATCCTCGCGCAGGTCTACGGCTGGCATGTCGGCTTCGGCGCGGCCGGCGCGCTCATGCTCGTCGCGCTCATCACCTACTGCACCGGCTGGAAGCATCTCCCTCCCGACCGCAAGCGGCAACGCGGCACGGTTTCGTCCGCGCCGCTGACGGCGAGGGACTGGCGGGTCATTGCCGCATTGCTGTTCCTGAGCGCGATCGGGATTCTGCCCTGCGCGGCCTATTATCAGGAAATGAATGCCGGCCTGCTGCTCATCGAGGCGTCAGTGGACCGCGGACTGTTCGGCTGGACCATTCCGACGCCGTCGTTCAACGCGCTCGACGGCCTCTTCTGCATTCTCGCCGTGCCCTTGCTGGTCTCCCTATGGCACCGGCAGGCGAAACATGGCCGCGAACCGGGGGACATCCGGAAGATCACGATCGGCTATCTCATCATTTCCGGCGCCAACCTGCTGATGGTCATCCCCGCCGGATGGGCCGACAACGGCGCGACGCTCGGCCCGATCTGGCCGGTCATGCTCTACGCGCTGAACGCCCTCGGGTTCATCTTCTATTGGCCGACGCTGCTGGCGCTATTCTCGCGCGCGGCGCCCGCGCAGGTCAATTCGACGATGATGGGCGTCCTCTTTCTTTCCATCTTTCTCGGCAATCTCCTCGTCGGCACACTCGCCGGACTGTGGGAGACGCTGAGCCACGCCAGTTTCTTCGCGCTGCACGCCGCGCTCGCCTTCGGCGCGGTTCTGGTCATGCTGCTCGTGGCGCGCCCGGTGGAACGGCTCCTCGCGCATCCATCGTAA